CCCGCCGCCCCGGGGACCGCCGTTCCCGGCCGCCGGCCCTGGCACGCCCATTGCGTTGGCGCTTCCCGCACCGTCACCGCAAAGGCAGGCCCACTTGAAGACCGCACAGCTCGTGATCGTCCTGGGGCTCGCCCTGGTGGCCGTGGCCGCAGCGGCCCCCGCCGCCCTGGCCCAGACCGCCGCGGCCGGCCCCGGCTCCAACTTCAGCCTCACCCTCGGCGGCGCCGAGGGCGGCGCCCGCCTGGACGTCGCGGTCGAGATCGTCCTGCTGATGACCCTGATCTCGCTGGCGCCGGCCCTGCTGGTGCTGCTGACGAGCTTCACGCGGATCATCATCGTGCTGGGTTTCCTGCGCCAGGCCATGGGCACCAACCAGATGCCCGCCAACCAGATCCTGATCGGGCTGGCCCTGTTCCTGACCTTCGTGATCATGGCGCCCGTCGGCACGAAGATCCACCAGGACGCGCTGAAGCCCTACCTGGCCGAGGAGATCGGCCAGGGGGAGGCCCTCAAGCGCGCCGAGGGGCCCCTCAAGGAGTTCATGCTGGGGCAGACGCGCGAGAAGGACATCGCCCTGTTCCTGGAGCTGACCGACCGCGAGGCGCCCGAGAAGCCCGAGGACCTGCCCCTGCTGGTGGTGGTGCCGAGCTTCGTGATCAGCGAGCTGAAGACGGCCTTCCAGATCGGCTTCGTGCTGTTCCTGCCGTTCTTGATCATCGACATGGTGGTG
This bacterium DNA region includes the following protein-coding sequences:
- the fliP gene encoding flagellar type III secretion system pore protein FliP (The bacterial flagellar biogenesis protein FliP forms a type III secretion system (T3SS)-type pore required for flagellar assembly.), with the translated sequence MKTAQLVIVLGLALVAVAAAAPAALAQTAAAGPGSNFSLTLGGAEGGARLDVAVEIVLLMTLISLAPALLVLLTSFTRIIIVLGFLRQAMGTNQMPANQILIGLALFLTFVIMAPVGTKIHQDALKPYLAEEIGQGEALKRAEGPLKEFMLGQTREKDIALFLELTDREAPEKPEDLPLLVVVPSFVISELKTAFQIGFVLFLPFLIIDMVVASVLMSMGMMMLPPVLISLPFKVLLFVLVDGWYLIVRSLVMGFQN